Proteins from one Staphylococcus saprophyticus subsp. saprophyticus ATCC 15305 = NCTC 7292 genomic window:
- a CDS encoding RBBP9/YdeN family alpha/beta hydrolase, whose translation MTDIIIVHSKQGDASNHWYEWLASNLMLEGYNVTLFNLPVDENDHIDTWMSNMKNQICVTKYETFFVTHGFGTLAALKFIEKSQINTIQGLFSISGFMEDVIPFVETNQIEDFHIDYENVKQKVEAFYGLCAKNDSYVSYKETKRLMDTLGGTCKVTEFGGHFMEDDGFTTFTQLQSKMQGIMSE comes from the coding sequence ATGACGGATATAATTATAGTACATTCAAAACAAGGTGATGCATCAAATCATTGGTATGAATGGTTAGCCAGTAACCTCATGCTAGAAGGTTATAATGTAACTTTATTTAACTTGCCGGTTGATGAAAATGATCATATTGATACTTGGATGAGTAACATGAAAAATCAAATTTGTGTTACTAAGTATGAAACGTTTTTTGTAACGCATGGTTTTGGAACACTCGCAGCTTTAAAGTTTATAGAGAAATCACAAATTAATACTATACAAGGATTATTTAGTATTTCTGGATTCATGGAGGATGTCATACCATTTGTTGAAACCAATCAAATTGAAGACTTTCATATAGATTACGAAAACGTTAAACAAAAAGTAGAGGCATTTTATGGTCTATGTGCCAAAAATGATTCCTATGTGTCTTACAAAGAAACAAAAAGATTAATGGATACGCTTGGAGGGACATGTAAAGTAACTGAATTTGGCGGTCATTTTATGGAAGATGATGGTTTCACGACATTTACACAGCTACAAAGTAAAATGCAAGGCATTATGAGTGAGTAA